The following is a genomic window from Adhaeribacter radiodurans.
ACATAAGATAGACCAAAAAAGTAGGGAAAACTGCCGGTGAAAATCTAAGGTAAAGGTACTCTGTCGCCGCGAAAACAAACCAATAAAAAACCGGAGTGCATACAAACCTCCAACCAGTATTGCCAGGGTTTTTATTAGTTTTAAGTATAAAGCCATGTGGTTTTTAATTGAACCTGATTTTCGGAATTTTAGGAGAACCAGGTTTATTTATTCAACATTGATAACAGTGCCGGAGTCATCCGGAACGTGCAAGTAGCCGAATGATTTTAAATCTAAGCCGTAAGATTGGAAAACTGCTTGCACTTCCTCGCGGCTAGCCGGATCAACAGCCACTAATAAACCACCGCTAGTTTGCGGGTCGCAGAGAATGGCGCGCTGGTAATCGGTAAGCGCACTAATTTTATGACCGTAGCTGTCCCAGTTTCGCGTAGTGCCTCCTGGCACAGATTTTTGCGCCAGGTAATCATCCAATTGCGGTAAGCGGGGAACTTCCGAAAATTGAATGGTGGCTTGTAAGCCGCTGCCTTCACAAACTTCCGAAAGGTGGCCTAATAAACCAAAACCAGTTACATCGGTTAACGCTTTTACGCCGGGTAATTTACCTAATTCAGTTCCAATTATATTTAGCTGCATCATTTGAAGTGGGGCAGTGCTGGCGTGTTCGGGTTTCAAAATACCTTTCTTCTGAGCGGTGGTTAGTATTCCTACCCCAAGTGGTTTGGTTAAATACAATTCACAACCTGCAGTAGCGGTATTATTTTGTTTTAAATTTTCAATGTTTACTAATCCCGTTACTGCCAAACCAAAAATCGGTTCCGGACTATCAATACTATGACCACCCGCTAACGGAATGCCCGCTTCGTGGCAAATGGCGCGACTTCCATCAATAACGCGTTGGGCAACCTCAGCGGGTAAGGTATTTACTGACCAACCAAGCACGGCAATTGCCATTAAAGGCTTGCCACCCATCGCATAAACATCACTTATTGCATTGGCTGAAGCAATCTTTCCAAAATCAAAGGCATCGTCTACAATCGGCATAAAAAAATCGGTAGTACTAATAATGGCCGTACCATCCCCCAAAGCATACACCGCCGCATCGTCGCGGGAACTGTTTCCAACGAGCAGATTCTTATCCTCCGGAGCTTGAAAAGTAGTATGCAGGATTGTATCTAGTACCTTAGGTGCAATTTTGCAACCACACCCAGCACCATGACTGTATTGCGTTAATTTGATGTTTTGCATGTTATAGTAGTATGTAGCAAAAGAATCTGTTAAATTTTAATTCCTCACGAAGATAGCTCTTAAATATCCTTCTTAAAATTTATAAACAGAGTGTTTTTGTATACTTATACCTGATTGAATTATAAAAGCCGTACGATAATATTTTGTCTGTGGAGCCTTTTCAATTCTCCAAGCTACAGTGCGAATGTGGTTGGTTCAGCCAACTATGTTTGCTACGTGGCCGGCGGGCCTTGTTTGGCTCTCTCGCACTTGCTATCCTTCCTTTCTTAGACCTTGTCTGAGGAATGCTTGCAGCAGCAGGGGCTCCATAGCCAAACTGGTGTCAATAATTCTGGGCAGTAGGTTTTATCAAATAGATATATTAGAAATAGTAAATACGTCTTTTTTATTTCAGTTTGGCATTAAAATTCTGGACTAAATTAGATTTACTTTAGAATTTTAAGCTTTTGAACTACCTCCAAAATCTCTCTTGCATTGGCGGGAGGATCAAATTTTGGTAAGGCAACGGTTGTAATTTTGTCGGCTGGTTTAAGGTCAAGTTGGTAAGAATAGGCTTTGTCGTAATAGACCAATGCTATTTCCACCATTTTTTCCATGTCGCCGGTATCAATAGCCGTTAAAGCTTCTTTGTAGGCTAAACCTCCCAAACGTTTTTTAATACGTTCGATGGCTTGCTGCAATAATTCTTTATCGGCAGAACGATAATCAGCAGCAAGTTTTTGAATGCGGGCCATTTTAGGTATTTCCAGCTTAATAAGAGGCGCTTGCTGCATTTGGTTATAAAGCGATACCGGCAAATTAAGGCGTCCAACCACACTGTTTTCATCTTCCAGCCAGATACGATTAGCTGTTTGGAACCGAAGTAAATTTAGGCCCAATTCGTTTTCAAATTGTTCCACAGATGGCTGGCTTGGCTGGCCAATACCACCAAAAGCCGACCCACGATGGTGCGCTAATTTTTCCAGATCAATAATATTTTCCCCTAGTTTTTGAAGTTCTTGTAGGATCTCGGTTTTACCACTGCCTGTAAGGCCACCAATTACCATAAGAGGCATAGGTTGAGCAAAAGTGTGCTTTACTAATCGGCGGAAAGCTTTATAACCGTCGCGTAATAAGTTAACTTTAAAACCAGCTAAATCTAAAAGCCAGGCTACTCCGGCACTACGCATACCTCCCCGCCAGCAATGCAGCATTACTTCTTTACCAGGAGCTAATTTTTCGGCTTGGCGCACCATCTCCGACATTTTCGGTCCGAATAAATCTAGCCCAAGTAAAACAGCCTGGTCTTTGTTAATCTGTTTGTAAGTAGTGCCTACTTGTTTTCTTTCCTCGTCGGTAAATAAAGGCAAACTCTGGGCGGCAGGTATGTGGCCTTCGTTAAATTCTTTCGGAGCCCGTACATCGAGTACCGGTATGTTATGCTCAGTAGCGTAATTTAAAAAAGCATCTATGTCGAGGGATTGAATCAAAGGGAATTAATTAAGAAAGCTGACGTAAATAAAGTTGTATGGTATTCTCCAATCCAAAATACAAGGCATCGCAAATAAGCGCATGACCAATAGATACCTCTAGCAAACCCGGAAGATTTTGTTTCAGGTACTTTAAATTATCTAAATCTAAATCATGGCCTGCATTAATTCCCAATCCTAACGCAACAGCCCGTTCGGCTGCTTTTACATAAGGAGCAATAGCTTGTTCCCGGTTTTGGTGATAATGACTGGCGTAAGCTTCGGTGTATAGTTCAATGCGGTCAGTTCCTGTTTTAGCTGCACCTTCTACCATTTCTACTATGGGATCTACAAAAATCGAAACCCGGGTACCTATACTTTTTAAATCGGATATAACTTCCTGTAAATAGCTTTGGTGCTGAATGGTATCCCAGCCAGCATTAGAGGTAATGGCATCGGGGGCATCGGGAACTAAGGTAACTTGTTCGGGTTTTACTTTTTTTACTAATTCCAGAAAACCAAGTGTAGGATTACCTTCAATATTAAACTCTGTGGTTACTACTTCTTTTAAATCTAATACATCTTGGTAACGGATATGGCGCTCATCGGGGCGGGGGTGTACCGTAATGCCTTGCGCACCAAAACGTTCGCAGTCTAAAGCGCTTTGTACTAGGTTAGGCCTGTTCCCCCCACGAGCATTCCGAAGGGTGGCAATTTTATTTATATTTACGCTTAATTTAGTCATTTTTAGCTGTTAGATATTCAGTGTTAGACATTGGACTTAGCAATAGACCTGGTTGTTGCGATATTAATTTTAAATATACCTCTCCGCTTTTGGCGGTACACTAGCAGGTGTTACCGAATCACTTCGGCTAAATACAAATTTATTTCTTAATTTTAACCCTGCAGAATCATTAATTGACAAAAATGCATTTCATTGTTTTGTCTTTATTCAAATATCTGTAATCATCCGAAAAACTAAAAATCTGACACTATGAGTTTAAAAGAAAAGATTGAAGGCGATATCAAGAAAGCCATGTTGGCTAAAGATAAAGTGCGGTTAGAAGCCTTACGCAGCATAAAATCGCAGATATTGTTAGCAGAAACAGAAAAAGGCGCTTCCGAAAATTTATCTACCGATGCTGAATTGAAGTTATTGACCAAAGCGGCAAAACAACGTCGCGAATCGGCTGAAATATTTGCAAAGCAAAACCGGTCGGATTTAGAGCAGGTAGAATTAGCACAGTTAGCTGTAATTGAACAGTATTTACCCGCTCAACTCGACGAAGGTGATTTGCGGGCGCGGTTAGTAGAGATTATTCAGCGCGTAGGGGCTACCGGACCTTCGGACTTGGGTAAAGTAATGGGAGTAGCAGCACGGGAACTTAGTGGTCAAGCCGATGGTAAAGCCATTTCAGCGGCGGTAAGTCAGTTATTAAATAATACCAACGCTTAATTTTTTAAGGTTGTCTGCTTTTGATTTGTTTTTGCTGGCACCTATTGCCTATGGTGCTTTTAGTGGGTTCCGGAAAGGATTGCTGCTCGAAGTTATTTCGTTAGTAGCCTGGTTTATTGGGCTAATCTTCGGGCTGCAATTTTTAAATGCCACTATTCCGGTAATGCGAGAATTTATTGGCGAAGCGTACGGCTTGTTACCATTTATTACTTTTTTAGTTGTTTTTATTCTGATTATTCTGGCAGTGCGACTAGCGGGGATAATAGCTAAAAAAATAGTTCATCTTACCCCACTGGGTATGTTCGATAACTTAGCGGGTGGCGTTTTAGGCGGACTAAAATGGTGCTTTGGGGTAAGTTTGTTTTTATACGTTTTAAATCTGGCAGATATAAAAATTGCAGAGGAGGCTATAAAGAAGTCGGAGGTTTACCCATTTGTTGTAAAATCTACCCCATATGCCCTGGAGGTGCTGGGTTTTTTTCTGCCTTATGTTAAATATTTATTGAGCACTTTAAAAGGCTTATTTTAAGTGAATAACGTTGTTACCGCATTAAGTAAAAGATAATTATTTTCTAAGGTTTGATTTTGTTGTTGGATTCTTTTGATTCGTTTACGTATAATTTGCTGGATTATTTTGGGCAATTAGGTGTATCGGCGCAGGTAATCCGGAACGATGTACCTTTAGCCGATATTCAACAATTAAACTTTAATGCAATAGTTTTATCGCCGGGGCCGGGTAAGCCGCGTGAGGCGGGTGTTTTAATGCAGGTAATAGAACATTATCATGCTAAATTACCTATGTTAGGAATATGTCTGGGACACCAAGCTTTAGGCGAATTTTTCGGGGCTACTTTGGTAAAAGGCAGTAAACCCATGCACGGTAAAGTTTCGGAAATAACGTGTGTACCCGATTCAATTTTTGAAGGGTTGCCGCAAACTATGCCGGTAGTACGTTACCACTCGCTGGTATTACAAGAACCCGGGCCGCACATGGTGCCACTGGCTTACACAAATAAGGGCGAGCTGATGGCATTCCGGCACAAAACATTACCTTTATATGCACTGCAGTTTCACCCGGAGGCAGCTTTAACCACCTACGGTTTGGATATCCTGCGTAATTGGGTTACTATTGCGGATATTGAAATTAAATAACAGGCTACCTGCGGCCTCAAATGAGAATTACCGGAAACAATGGATTTGGAAATCAAAGAAGAAGGAGATTTTAAGTACATCGACGAAGGCAAGGGCGAAATTTTACTGCTGTTGCATGGCTTATTTGGCGCATTAAGTAACTGGAGTGGCGTTATAAATGCTTTTTCGCCGCATTACCGGATCATTATTCCTTTAATGCCAATTTACGAGATGCCATTGCGCGAAGCCGGTGTGCCAGGCCTGACTGCTTTTATTGAGAAATTTGTGAAATTAAAACAACTTGATAACTTTACCTTACTAGGAAATTCCCTGGGCGGGCATATTGCTTTGGTGTATACCCTAAACAATATTTCGCGCGTAAAACGGTTAGTACTAACGGGTAGTTCGGGGTTGTTTGAAGATTCGATGGGAAGTACTTTCCCGAAGCGAGGGAATTACGGGTATATAAAAGAACGTGTAGAATTTACTTTTTACGACCCTAATACCGCTACTCAAGAATTAGTAGATGAGGTGTTCTCGATTACAAATAGTAATTCTAAAGTTCTCCGGATTATTGCTATGGCTAAATCGGCCCAGCGCCATAATATGACCAAAGATATAACCCGGATAACGGTTCCTACGTGTTTAATATGGGGCTTAAACGATACTATTACACCGCCGCATGTAGCACACGAGTTTAATCGACTGATAAAGAACTCGGAATTACATTTTGTAGATAAATGCTCGCATGCTCCTATGATGGAGCAGCCAGAAGTTTTTAATAATTACCTGCATAATTTTTTGGAAAGAAATCCTTAATAGGTGCACAATACGTATGTAAACTAATTAGTAACTTTTTTCTGTTACAGGTATATAAACAGAAAACCAGGAATTACGCACATGATT
Proteins encoded in this region:
- a CDS encoding alpha/beta fold hydrolase — its product is MDLEIKEEGDFKYIDEGKGEILLLLHGLFGALSNWSGVINAFSPHYRIIIPLMPIYEMPLREAGVPGLTAFIEKFVKLKQLDNFTLLGNSLGGHIALVYTLNNISRVKRLVLTGSSGLFEDSMGSTFPKRGNYGYIKERVEFTFYDPNTATQELVDEVFSITNSNSKVLRIIAMAKSAQRHNMTKDITRITVPTCLIWGLNDTITPPHVAHEFNRLIKNSELHFVDKCSHAPMMEQPEVFNNYLHNFLERNP
- a CDS encoding GatB/YqeY domain-containing protein gives rise to the protein MSLKEKIEGDIKKAMLAKDKVRLEALRSIKSQILLAETEKGASENLSTDAELKLLTKAAKQRRESAEIFAKQNRSDLEQVELAQLAVIEQYLPAQLDEGDLRARLVEIIQRVGATGPSDLGKVMGVAARELSGQADGKAISAAVSQLLNNTNA
- the selD gene encoding selenide, water dikinase SelD; this translates as MQNIKLTQYSHGAGCGCKIAPKVLDTILHTTFQAPEDKNLLVGNSSRDDAAVYALGDGTAIISTTDFFMPIVDDAFDFGKIASANAISDVYAMGGKPLMAIAVLGWSVNTLPAEVAQRVIDGSRAICHEAGIPLAGGHSIDSPEPIFGLAVTGLVNIENLKQNNTATAGCELYLTKPLGVGILTTAQKKGILKPEHASTAPLQMMQLNIIGTELGKLPGVKALTDVTGFGLLGHLSEVCEGSGLQATIQFSEVPRLPQLDDYLAQKSVPGGTTRNWDSYGHKISALTDYQRAILCDPQTSGGLLVAVDPASREEVQAVFQSYGLDLKSFGYLHVPDDSGTVINVE
- a CDS encoding pyridoxine 5'-phosphate synthase; its protein translation is MTKLSVNINKIATLRNARGGNRPNLVQSALDCERFGAQGITVHPRPDERHIRYQDVLDLKEVVTTEFNIEGNPTLGFLELVKKVKPEQVTLVPDAPDAITSNAGWDTIQHQSYLQEVISDLKSIGTRVSIFVDPIVEMVEGAAKTGTDRIELYTEAYASHYHQNREQAIAPYVKAAERAVALGLGINAGHDLDLDNLKYLKQNLPGLLEVSIGHALICDALYFGLENTIQLYLRQLS
- a CDS encoding CvpA family protein, whose protein sequence is MSAFDLFLLAPIAYGAFSGFRKGLLLEVISLVAWFIGLIFGLQFLNATIPVMREFIGEAYGLLPFITFLVVFILIILAVRLAGIIAKKIVHLTPLGMFDNLAGGVLGGLKWCFGVSLFLYVLNLADIKIAEEAIKKSEVYPFVVKSTPYALEVLGFFLPYVKYLLSTLKGLF
- the mnmH gene encoding tRNA 2-selenouridine(34) synthase MnmH; this encodes MIQSLDIDAFLNYATEHNIPVLDVRAPKEFNEGHIPAAQSLPLFTDEERKQVGTTYKQINKDQAVLLGLDLFGPKMSEMVRQAEKLAPGKEVMLHCWRGGMRSAGVAWLLDLAGFKVNLLRDGYKAFRRLVKHTFAQPMPLMVIGGLTGSGKTEILQELQKLGENIIDLEKLAHHRGSAFGGIGQPSQPSVEQFENELGLNLLRFQTANRIWLEDENSVVGRLNLPVSLYNQMQQAPLIKLEIPKMARIQKLAADYRSADKELLQQAIERIKKRLGGLAYKEALTAIDTGDMEKMVEIALVYYDKAYSYQLDLKPADKITTVALPKFDPPANAREILEVVQKLKILK
- a CDS encoding anthranilate synthase component II, translating into MLDSFDSFTYNLLDYFGQLGVSAQVIRNDVPLADIQQLNFNAIVLSPGPGKPREAGVLMQVIEHYHAKLPMLGICLGHQALGEFFGATLVKGSKPMHGKVSEITCVPDSIFEGLPQTMPVVRYHSLVLQEPGPHMVPLAYTNKGELMAFRHKTLPLYALQFHPEAALTTYGLDILRNWVTIADIEIK